Genomic segment of Psychrobacter sanguinis:
ATGCCTTCAACATTGGTATTTTGGAACTTATCTACTTTAATTTTGCCAATAGAGTTGGTTTCTACGCCCGTCACTTCCAGATTGATTTTATCTGTGGCAGGCTCACGACCAACGGCCCAAATTAAGCAATCCACAGTATTTGTGCGACCATCTTCTAAGTCTATGGTAAGACTACCATCTTCATTTTTAATGACTTCTTTAATGACTGTATGGGTATGTAATTCGATACCCTCCTTATCCATCTCTTCAATCAACACGTTAACGATGCTGTGATCAAAAGAGCGTAGGGGAGAGTGTTGACGAACATATAAATCAACTTCTGATCCTAAGCTACGTAATACGCCTGCTATCTCAACTGCGACATAGCCGGCACCAACAACAGCGACTCGCTCAGGAAGCTGCTCTAGCTCAAAGAAACCATCAGAATCAATACCATATTCTGCGCCTTTGACATCTGGGAATACAGGTCGACCACCTGTGGCAATGAGGATGTGATCTGCAGTAATTAGCTCACCATTGACTTCAACGGTTTTAGTATCAACGAACTTGGCAAAACCTTGTATCACTTCAACTTTATTCTTAGCCAAATTGGTCTCATAAGAGCGGTGGATATTGCTGATGTATTTTTGACGGGTCTCGACAAGTTTCTTAAAATCGAAGCCTTTAACGTCAATATCAAAGCCATAATCAGGGGCATACTTATGAATGGCTTCGGCAACTTGAGCACCGTACCACATCACTTTTTTGGGTACGCAGCCTAGGTTGACGCAGGTGCCTCCTAGATGACTGGCTTCAATGATGGCGCACTTTTTGCCATAACTGGCCGCACGGTTTAGAGAAGCGATGCCACCACTGCCACCCCCAATAGAAATATAGTCATAATGTTTTGTCATATTTATACCTTATCTTAGATTTTATTTTTAGCGATTAATTGGGTCTATTTGCTAGGTCTAACAGTTAAGATTAATGTTACCTTATATCTGTGTTTGATTCTAATTGAGTTGCGTAAGACTAAGCCAAGGTTAATATGATAACTTAATTGGCTATTTATTAAATTAAAGACAGCTATTAACTGAGTACAAGCTATTAATTTGGTTAAAGTAAATTTGGTTGAGTTTGATAAAGAAGGTTTAGTAGAGCCACAGATGGTTTTGAATTTGAATGACCTGAATAAGTTGCAGCTCTTTAAGAATAGTGGATGAGCCAACTCAAACAATAGGTCGACGTCTATAGAATAAAATCCCTGGAATGGATAAGCCAAGCACCAATCCTGACGTGACAAAAAGCGCCTCAAATAAGTAAGTCATCATTTGATTAAATAGGGCATCCGAAAAGCCAAGATAGCCAATTTGAACCATACTGACCATCGCTTTATACGCCGCGATACCAGGCATCATACAAATTACACTAGGCGAAATTAAGGCTTTAGGCGGCAAGGTATATTTTTGAGAAAAATATACGCCTACAAAGCTTGCCAACATCGCCCCCAAAAAGCTCGCTAAAATCAAATTAACATCATAATGTACCAATGCTGACTTAAGACCAAACCCCAGTGCGGTCATCAGCAAGCACGGTAAGATATAGCGCTTAGGCACCGTGAACATCAAGGTCCAACCTAGGGTGATAATAATAGAGAGTACGATGGTTTCTATCAGCCACATCTTAAAACCCCCAGTGTTGAATTCTTAACAATATAAGCGCTATGACAATACCGACGCAAGAAGACAAGGTCAGCATATAGGCATACACTGCTCGGCCAAGCCCAATATTAATATAGCCCTTCAGAATGTCGGATAATGAGTTAATAAGCGGGAAGCTTGGCACTAGAAGTAACACACTAGAGGCGACCGCAATATCTGCATTATTGCCAATATCATAATAATAACTCGTCGCCCCAATTAACGATGCAATAAATGCGGTAACAATGACGGTAATAAAGGGGTTGAAGTGATGTTTGGACAAGTAGATACGGGTCAACATAGCCACCATGCCGGCCATAAAAGTTATGGCAGTGATAGACCAATTGCCACCATTAAGATAGGCAAAAGCGGCACAAGAGCCGCCCACAAACAAACTCACCACCCAAGACGGATAAACAGACTTATCTAGCTCATCAAACGCCTTTTCTGTCTCTTCGATTAACGCTTCATTGGGGGATGATGCGTCTTCTGCTTTACTGACAATTTGTTGAATTTGTACCAGCAAATTGACGTTGATGCTTTGATTGATTGTGTCCCTCGTGGTGGTGATACAGCGTCCGTTTAACAGCGTAGTCAGAGTTAACGCATTAAAATTAAGGGCACATTCTACGCTATTAACCCCTAGTGCTACTCCCAGACGTTTAGATAGGTCAACTACCACCGCAGACTCTGCTCCGTATTGCATGAGCAGTAGACCACAGCGTACACATAGTCGAGTAATGTGTTGCTGCTGAGCGTAGCTAATTTTAGTCATGAGTACATACAAGTATTAAGTAAGAGGGTAGTCATATCGATGGATTAAATAACTGATAACGGGTTAAATAACGGATAAATGGGCTGTCGAATCCGAGAGAGATATCAATCATCTAAAACTCAATGTTATGAATGAGTTTATCTCAGTTAACCATCAATAGGTTTGGTTTTATTGCCCCACCAAGATAAGGCGGAGACTAAAACAGCCCCTAGTACCATTAAGCCGATAGTGGTGAACCACTGAGCACCACTAGGATAGTGCCAAGGGGCAACGTTATTTATGGCGTCGCCCGCCAGAGTACCAAGCTCATCTACCTTCCACGGCCAAACTTTGACCAACGAGCCGGCAATAAATCCAGTCAATAGCGCTAAGGTACCCTGATAGTAATGCGATAGTAGCCATTTAAGCGCCCGGGTAAATAGCAGTAAACCGGTGATCATACCGCCCATTAAAGTGAAAATAATAGGGAAGTTAAAGCTATGAACCGCCTCTAATACTCGGTCATATACACCCAGTAGCAATAAGATAAATGAACCAGAGATACCCGGTAAAATCATGGCGCAAATGGCCAGTGCGCCTGAGAAAAAGATATAGGTTAAGCTTGGCTCAGTGGTAAGCGGAGGCAGGTTACTGATAGTAACTGCCGCTATAATACCGACAATGAATAGTGCGGCCCGTGCTATATTCCAGCGTTTGATCTCGCTCAGTAAAATCACCACGGTCGCAACGACCAAACCGAAGAAGAAAGACCAAATTAATAAGGGTTGATTATCTAGTAGGTTCTTAATAAACCCAGATAAAGTGGCAAAGCTGGTGGCAATGCCCAATACTAAAACCAATAAAAATGTCGCATCAACATGACGCCAAATGTCCAGCAGTCCTTTAATGCCACCTTGCTGGCGATACACTTTCCATAAGTCGGGGCCAATGCTACCGATGGCGTTGATTAAACGTTCATAAATACCCGCAATCAAAGCGATAGTGCCACCAGATACGCCAGGGACAATATCGGCCGCTCCCATAGCGATACCTTTAACGTAAGTAGTCGCTAAGTCTTTGGGACTGTCTTTTATGGTTGCGTCTGCATCTAGTTGATCTGAGGGTAATGACTGTTTGGTAGGTCGCGGAGAGTGTGATGCCGTCATAGACATTCCTTTGGAGATAAGTATTAAAGGCGAGAGTATATAAATTTAAATAATAAATGTTAAGACTATTTAATCAAGCCGGCATTTTACCTTATCTGCTCTGTCGAGAGGTTTGTTTATCAATAAAAAGTTAAGACTTGAGCTTTACAGTAGATAATAACCAAAAAAGGCCACTCTTAACGAATGGCCTTGTTATATTAAAACAATTATATTAAAAAAATATGTGAGAACTAAGTTCTATACAGTCTAATTAAGACTTAGTAGTTAATGACAAAGTCTTCTGTTGGCAGACGCACTTTAGCCATAGAGCCTACCCAGTCGCGCTCAGGGTCAGCCACACCGACATAAATTAGGGCGATACTCTTTAAACCCAATTTATCAAGCTCAAGGACCTCATCAACCAAATCAGTGCTAAACCCTTCCGCAGGGCAACTATCAACTTTCAACTCAGCGGCTTGAGCTAGTGCTAAGCCCATTGCAATATAGGCTTGTCTGGCGATGTGCTCAAAGTTCTCTTCAGCACTTTTGCTGCCCACATAGGCTTTTAGCTGATCGGTATAGCTGTTAAAACGACCACGAGGTAAGCCGCGTTTGTCCGTGGTCATGTCATAGACCTCATCAATCTTCTGCTCGCTATAGTCTTTCCAACCGGCAAAGATAAGTACGTGTGAGCACTCTTGCATACACTCAGGGTTTAACGCCCCTTTGACCAGTTTATTTTTAATGTCTTGGTCTTCAACAACCAATAAGCGGAAGGGTTGTAGACCTGAAGAAGTCGGTGCCAATCTGGCTGCTTCAACAATTTTATCAATATTTTCTTGGCTTACTTTTTCATTTGGTTTAAATGCTTTTACCGCATGACGCCAGTTTAAATCTTCTAGTAATGACATAGTTATCCTCGGGAATTTTTATGATTTTATAGAGGGGTTTTCGATAATAAATAAAGTTTATCGCCCATCAGCTATCCTATTTGAGGTTCACGCTCTGTTTTACAATCTTTAGCGATTAGTTATTACCTAACAATTACAATATATTCAAAATTAGGATAGATTTGGCAATATTTTTGGGGTGTTAATAGATGAATCTACCCTAATTCTGCTTACGAAAAAGGAGGCAGTAATTTGACGAATTTCTTTAGAGAAGACGAGTTAAAAAATTATCTAATAATTGTGTGCGGGTAGTTGTAGTAGTGGTATAAACTACTTCTGTCTACTAAATTACCTAAGGTTTAAACACACTGTGACCATTACCTTTATTCAGCTATTTACTTTTATTTTTGCGGTAACCCTATTTATGTTAACACCGGG
This window contains:
- the gorA gene encoding glutathione-disulfide reductase, with product MTKHYDYISIGGGSGGIASLNRAASYGKKCAIIEASHLGGTCVNLGCVPKKVMWYGAQVAEAIHKYAPDYGFDIDVKGFDFKKLVETRQKYISNIHRSYETNLAKNKVEVIQGFAKFVDTKTVEVNGELITADHILIATGGRPVFPDVKGAEYGIDSDGFFELEQLPERVAVVGAGYVAVEIAGVLRSLGSEVDLYVRQHSPLRSFDHSIVNVLIEEMDKEGIELHTHTVIKEVIKNEDGSLTIDLEDGRTNTVDCLIWAVGREPATDKINLEVTGVETNSIGKIKVDKFQNTNVEGIYAVGDIIENSIDLTPVAVAAGRRLSERLFNNKPNEHLDYNLVPTVIFTHPPIGTIGMSEMQAIAQYGEDSIKCYSSTFTPMYSAVTQHRQKCTMKLVCLGDEEKVIGLHGIGFGVDEMIQGFAVAIKMGATKADFDNTVAIHPTGSEEFVTMR
- a CDS encoding nitroreductase family protein, whose product is MSLLEDLNWRHAVKAFKPNEKVSQENIDKIVEAARLAPTSSGLQPFRLLVVEDQDIKNKLVKGALNPECMQECSHVLIFAGWKDYSEQKIDEVYDMTTDKRGLPRGRFNSYTDQLKAYVGSKSAEENFEHIARQAYIAMGLALAQAAELKVDSCPAEGFSTDLVDEVLELDKLGLKSIALIYVGVADPERDWVGSMAKVRLPTEDFVINY
- a CDS encoding threonine/serine exporter family protein, with protein sequence MWLIETIVLSIIITLGWTLMFTVPKRYILPCLLMTALGFGLKSALVHYDVNLILASFLGAMLASFVGVYFSQKYTLPPKALISPSVICMMPGIAAYKAMVSMVQIGYLGFSDALFNQMMTYLFEALFVTSGLVLGLSIPGILFYRRRPIV
- a CDS encoding threonine/serine exporter family protein, which gives rise to MTKISYAQQQHITRLCVRCGLLLMQYGAESAVVVDLSKRLGVALGVNSVECALNFNALTLTTLLNGRCITTTRDTINQSINVNLLVQIQQIVSKAEDASSPNEALIEETEKAFDELDKSVYPSWVVSLFVGGSCAAFAYLNGGNWSITAITFMAGMVAMLTRIYLSKHHFNPFITVIVTAFIASLIGATSYYYDIGNNADIAVASSVLLLVPSFPLINSLSDILKGYINIGLGRAVYAYMLTLSSCVGIVIALILLRIQHWGF
- a CDS encoding DUF368 domain-containing protein, with the translated sequence MTASHSPRPTKQSLPSDQLDADATIKDSPKDLATTYVKGIAMGAADIVPGVSGGTIALIAGIYERLINAIGSIGPDLWKVYRQQGGIKGLLDIWRHVDATFLLVLVLGIATSFATLSGFIKNLLDNQPLLIWSFFFGLVVATVVILLSEIKRWNIARAALFIVGIIAAVTISNLPPLTTEPSLTYIFFSGALAICAMILPGISGSFILLLLGVYDRVLEAVHSFNFPIIFTLMGGMITGLLLFTRALKWLLSHYYQGTLALLTGFIAGSLVKVWPWKVDELGTLAGDAINNVAPWHYPSGAQWFTTIGLMVLGAVLVSALSWWGNKTKPIDG